The genomic interval AAAAGTAGCACAAGAAGTTAAGGAGACTCTTAGAGTGATTAGTAAAAATAATTAACAGTAAACAATTATTAGTTATCAATGATAACTGATAATTGATAATTGAAAAATATGGTAGGAATAATAATGGGAAGCGATTCTGATCTTCCAATAATGCAAGAAGCAATAGACATTTTAGAGAGTTTTGATATTAAAATAGAAGTAGATATTGTGTCTGCTCACAGAACTCCAGAAAAATTAGTTGACTATTCTAAAAACGCACACAAAAGAGGTATAAAAGTAATTATTGCAGGTGCAGGTGGCGCAGCGCATTTACCAGGAATGGTAGCTTCTATGAGTCCGTTGCCAATAATTGGGGTTCCTGTAAAAAGCAGAAATTCTATTGATGGTTGGGATTCTGTTTTATCAATTTTACAAATGCCAGGTGGCGTACCAGTTGCAACCGTTGCTTTAGATGGTGCAAAAAATGCAGGTATTTTAGCAGCACAAATTATTGGTGCTTCAGACGAGCTTGTTTTAAATAAAATTATTGCTTACAAAGAAGAGTT from Polaribacter sejongensis carries:
- the purE gene encoding 5-(carboxyamino)imidazole ribonucleotide mutase — its product is MVGIIMGSDSDLPIMQEAIDILESFDIKIEVDIVSAHRTPEKLVDYSKNAHKRGIKVIIAGAGGAAHLPGMVASMSPLPIIGVPVKSRNSIDGWDSVLSILQMPGGVPVATVALDGAKNAGILAAQIIGASDELVLNKIIAYKEELKLKVEQASARVRK